In Apis mellifera strain DH4 linkage group LG1, Amel_HAv3.1, whole genome shotgun sequence, the sequence CGACGAATTCGCGTGGATGTAATTCGACGATCGGTGATCCCGAAACTGCCGGATGATCATAAGACGGTCCCGATCGAAATCTACCATTTAGGCGCTTACTATCGGCCAAGACAGCATCCGGGggtgggaggagggagaaggggaGAAGGTAGAAGCAACAAGCCGGAAGCTTGTATGATTTCTCTCGAGGGCATCCTCCCCAAgagagtctctctctctctctctctctttcgacgtCAAATCGTTGATTATACCACCGACTGAACCTCGTTCTTATCTTCTTAATACACggacaattttaataacgtaATAACCGCGGCAGTTATCCGTGAATTGGAAATAAGAGTATCGATGTACCGAACAAATTAATCCAACTGCTCTTTCCACGCTTTCCAACCATTTTTCTATTCGTTTCGCgccgagaaagaaaaataaagagaaataaatcgaatcatcgatccaaaattataaataaacgcgTCAAGTGGATCGAAGACAATtcgtgaataatatatatataacgaaactCGTGTGTGAGCATGTAATCATTTCGGCTGTGTTCAATTTGACTTTCAGGGTTAGGCAGTCTTTTGGTGATCTTGCTGGTGGTCTCGGTGCACGCCGCTCCAGCGATGACCCTCGAGGACAGACGACTGAGCTCGACCCCCAAGTGGGTGAATCCTTGCGGCCTCGCGGCCGAAGATTTTACCGGAGATTTGGAAGTGGTGCAGCTTACGGATTCGCAGCTCCTTCATCAGGTCGTCGTTCAAGCGAAAACAGCGCTGATGCACGCCATACTTTTTCGCGACGATTACGTGAGTACGCGTGTATCTTTCCCTTCCCCCCATTTTCCATTATCCATTAAGAGATCTTGTGGAAGAGATTCGAATCATTGTCGATCGAGAAAAGCTATGATCCGATTATTATACGGCGAAAAATGGCGCGCGGTTTGGTTGGGACACGTCGTTTCCTATCGTTTTCTCGATTACATATTGGTGCGGGTTCGCGGCGATCGGAGACCAAGATGAAAAGTTTATCAATGGTTCAATAATTACTGACGTGACTTCTGGCGGGGGGATCGGACGGGGAAAGGGGACATCGAGCGGAAGGCAGTTATGGCAGTACTTCCGGTCGTACGGCCGTTGATCGTAGAGTCGCACAGACCTTCGAAAGAGATCTCGGACTTACGAATCGTTTTTTCGTAGCCGCTTTCGTACGCTTTTGATATTCACGCTccgatatttttcgtttccccCTTTATCCCGATATTCTTCTAATCTTCATCAATGCGTggccctttttttttttcgagagaaaagtCTCGGAATGGAAATGCGAATAAATTATACCGCGTAGACGGATAACACGAGTGGAAAACGAAAGTGGAGAGCGATCGTCGATGCCGTAgatgtaaatgaaaatgaaaattttcgggCGGagtcgaaatatatttcttgtattaaatttctttattcgttTCCAACTCCAcgattctatttcaaaatatatttccttctccaacttttctttttttttctttctttctttaaattgtcGATCGTTACTACTACGTTGCTCGCtcgtaacaataataattcatcttcATCGAACTGATTAAACGTTCGAAATACCTCGTTGCCTCCATTTCCTCGGCGAATCGATTGGAAAGCGATCAAAATTACCCCGTTTCTCTTATTGCGAATATATTACGCGCGATTTTTATTACTCGTAATTGCGGATTGGAAACGCGAAATGTTATAACCGGCGGAAATAAAATTGGttggaaacgaaacgaaagaggaaggagaggCGAGTTTCGTTCCCTTCGCGTTACACGCTCGGTAACGAACATTGTTGCCATTTGTCAAGAATTGTACGAAGGTAGCAGGTAGCTCgcggttttttcttttttttttcgcgaataTCGTCGAACGATGTAAGCGATCttgagggaggaggaggaggaggaggaggaggtggagagagagagagaaatagattCGTGCGACCGCGCACGGAGatcctttcgtttcgaaagaatcTTCCCAGCCGATCGTGCCTTATTATCTCTAACCAAGGACAATAAATCACGGGACCGGGTTCAGCCTCTCTCGTTGCTCAAGGTTTCTCTTCTGAAACGATCCGAAAAAAGAGACGTGGAAACCGCAGGATCGAATCTACGGTTACACACGCGAAACTTTACTCTCGTTTTTTAGGATAGATTAAGATCGTCCGCCCCCCTAGTTATGCATCGTGCACACACATCGTGTCGACACATCGTTCCGCGGCtctctgtatatataaaaaatacataataaccTGACTCATCCGTCgctttctttatttacaattgCGGCATACAGTTACCAGTGTATgcggttttctttttctttctctccgatCATCGGTTTTCGGAAGCGAAAGcagcaagaaagaaaaaaaaaagaaggaaagaaagaagaaaaaaagaaaaagaaggaagaaaagacgGATATCGAGTGAAGGAGAATCGAAACGGCCATCTCTTTacgagaagaaacgaaatattcgattctCTACGCTTATGCAGCCAATATTTGCCTACGCGAAGCGAGTGTGTACGACCGAGAGAAAATTAGCATTCATCGCGTGCGACCATAAAGGGTATTTGtgtgtctttctctctctctctctctctctctctctctttccctctctcctcccccctccctcgtaCGCGTAGGGCTCGTTCCGCCCTGTGGCCATTCCACCAAAGTCACATCGTTACATCATCGTTCCACGATACTCGATACCGATGTTTTCTAACTAAGTCAGCGCATAATCCGATATCGTTTCGTTCgctaactctctctctctctctctctctctctccttcatTCAGTCCgtctttccccccccccccttcttgGGAAAACGAACGTTGGTCCGCGATATCGGGCAACGGGTTACGCCATTTACGAAGAAACCCGTGCCCCGCCGAAAGAATTATTCTCGCTCCCTTTTCGTTTTCGGCCACCTTTCCTCTAAGGTCTAAGGACCGTTGCTTTTCTCATACCGATACCGATTCTAGGCGACGCACTGTCTGGTGGTCCAGTGATGTCATCGGCCGGCTCTCGTTATCGTCCCCACCGACGACACgccgtagagagagagagagagagaaaagatagaTTAACCGCGGATACCGAGAAGCGGGCAAGTTCGTGAGAGAGCGAGATCGCCGCTCTCCCGCGTGCACGTGGCGCGATTCGCGATCCACTACTATTTCGATCCGCGAATCGTGCGTGTTTATATACACGCCGATACAGTTTTAACCGAAGTAGAAGGGGAATTCGAAACAGCCGCGACGACCATCGATACGCGATAATTAGATACGAAAACTCGTTTGCCAGGATGCATCGTTCGttctttcgttcgtttctttcgttcgttcgttcgttcgttcgttcattcGTACGTTTTCGCCGTGTTGAAACATCGTTGGCGTTTTATACGGTAAACATCGGAGAGGATCGGAGTGTTGACGCGTCCTTGCGAGATGCTCGTGAACAAATCCGATATTCTGTTCTTCGTAGATAGGAAGTCCGACGTCTACGAGTCGCGTATACGCGCGTCGGTACGTGAAGGAATCGGATAAAATATCGGAAGCGGAGGATTCCAATAAATCAGAATCGGAAGCTGCCCCTCCCCGCCAAGGATGGGGCATCTATACACCACACCGGCACTCCGCCTGCATACTAAAGCGCACACCGGATATACAACCCGCCAGTGCATTTACTCACCTCGATACATTCAGTACGCACTACGACACGTAGTTTTCTGCTACTCCTTCGCCTGGATGTCGATCCGTACGCTTTCATTCAATGCtgacatgttttttttttttcttttttttccccccttcaaATGCGTATTTATCGCGAATATCTccgatattcttattttttcttttttttttcctcctcgcgaattatcgtttcttttttttttttttggtgaaACGAAAGAAGCGTTTCATCGATCCAAACTTTTAAACGATATCGACACGTTTTCTCACAATTTTGTCCGTTCGATTCGAGAGAAGAATGGTTCTCTCGAAAACGAAAGTCGCGCGATTTTCGATTCTCTTCGTTATTCGATCgggggaaagaaatttttggggTAAATTGGGGTAAATTGGGAGGGGGAGGATCGATCGAGGGGAATGGAAATGGAATGGATTCGCATTCCTCCCTTTGTGTCCCGCGTGGAGTGTGAGTCGCGAGCGGGGAAGCGAGGCGGTTCGATCGGTTCGAGGCCGTCGCAccgaaattttataacttcTAATAAGCGGTGGAGCGGTGAAGCCGCGCTAGAAGAAAGACCGAGAGGCTAATTGATTTTGACGGGTCCTCGGGAGTACCGCAGAGAGACCATACCTACTCTTGCCAGCCTACTTCCTGTCAGTTTTCAGCCCGGTTTTACGATTATTCGTGCCTCGGTGTGGCCGAGGAGACTTTTACGAGGCACAAAAGACCCGCGTCTCAGATTTGCTCGCCGCCAGTGGTTGTTAGCGACAATTCCTTTCATTCTTCCCcgtttcttctcccttttcctATTCGTTCTCTCGCTAAAACCTTCTCGTGACCGGCTTCGAACCGGCAACAATACGAGAAACCCACGCATTTCACCTGACCTGCGGAATATTCGCGACCCCTTCTCGTTTCTAAATCGATAAAACACGACCTTTTGCtccatcttttcatttttttcttccttccttccttccttccttccttccttcgaccGGTCAAAACCAACGCGTTTTTCGTTacgtttccattctttttcccttctcctttttctttatcaacgATTAAGAGAAACTGAAATCGaaatggtatttttttttttttgcatcggTGCGTTCGAGAGAGAGTGGATGGAATTCGAGTAGTTGGAATTCGTCACGCTTTAAATTCGTGGATGGAAGAAACGAGATTGGAAGAAACGTGTGTAAGGATACATTTTAACGTGTATTTATTACGGGAACGGTTCGCgtaaaataatcgtaaaatttatttaattggcCATTCGATCCCCCGGTTCAGcgaagctctctctctctctctctttctctcgtcgtACGCTTCGTTCGAGAGCTCCCTGGACGGAATCAATGTTACACGAATTAGCGATAATAACGGTTCGTGACCGCTTCGTTTTAATCATCGTGTTCAATGTTTCCAATACAAAGtctctatttttttcgaaaagccaGTATCCCCTCCGTTGAAGGGTTTCGTAACGATTTCGGGCGTGGAAAAGGATCGATTACCGGAATCCAACGGAACCACCAGTTTTTCATAGTCGCGCGAGATTGCTACGAGATTACGTTAACGAGAATTCGATCGTGGTTTCACCAAATTAGTTCTCTTTCGACATCGTTTctctttccattctttctttaCGTGTCTTCCGTTCttcgagaagaaatataagaaatcgtATCTTTCTCATTCGTGATAAAACTCATCGATGATTCTTCCCGGTTAAGTTAACGATATCGAAAGTAAACGATTTATCGAGCACGTTATTATTACCGACACTCGGCATAGCTCTCAGGTTGCCGCATACTTTTCTAGTTGTTTGCTTGTCAAAGTATTATCGCGGTCTGCAGGTCGTGAGAGTAATATCGCGCGATGATTATTTCCATTCCATGGGCCAGATAAGGGACTTGGATAGCCACGTTATCTGGTGCGGGCCAGCTGGTCCAAGATGCGAGGTCGAAGACATGTTCGATGACATACATACCTAGCTGCTTATGTCACAGACTAAGATCGAACGATACGTATTTAAAGTGGGAAACTTTAACGATCTTTAACGTGATTATGCGATCGTATCGCGTTAAccgaatttcgataaaaattacattcattacatttatataaatagaaatatctcGTCCGTTCTATCGCGGCTTTGATGGAGGCGAAGCGATTGATAAACTCATTTCGATGATTTATCCTTCGAAACGTGCATATAAAGTTCACATACACGAAAAACGGATCAACCATCGTAAGTCCAATCGAATAAACGTATTATTCGagcattttatttcatttcacgcGTGAAATCAATTCTCTCTTCGTCGACTAAAATCCCTAAAAGAAGGGACGACACGAGGATGACGATGATAAAGAATTTTCGCGGGAAACGGCGTGTTTGTGCGACCTTGCGATCGCGTTAGATCCTTTTTTATATCAGACGCTTCGAGTTTCGCGGAACGAAATGGTTCGTTCGTGATGGAGCGGTGTCCCGAACTCGTGACGGGAGAGGGTtcctcccttctcccttccACCACCTCCTCATTACTCTCCTCCTCGTTTCCAGTGATTCATAACGCCCAATCGCCACGGAGTATCCGAATCTTGCAAAACTCGAATCTCGTTCGCCCCGAAAGGAGATCCGTCAGCTTTGGGACGCGACGCAATTGGCGGCCGAGCttccaatttaatttcttgcaTCTTGGTCGAATTTCTCTCAAACATAACAACTCGAtgtatttggaaaaaagagCGAAGCAAAGCGATGTGTGTAACGGCttccaatttaatttcttagatcttgatcgaatttttcgaatatgtaTAACAGCTCAGagtattggaaaaaaagaacgagacgagacaatttaatttcttggATCTTGGTCGAATTTCTCAAAAAACTCGAATATGTATAGTAATTCAATGTATTGAGGAACAAGAGCGAGGCGAGGCAATGCGTAGCGGCCGAGCttccaatttaatttcttagatcttgatcgaatttttcgaatatgtaTAACAGCTCGATGTATTCAGGAAAAAGAGCGAAGCAAAGCGATGCGCGTAGCGGCCGAGCttccaatttaatttcttggATTTTGgtcgaatttctcgaaaagcTCCAATATGCATAGCAGCTCGATGTATTCAGGAAAAAGAGCGAAGCAAAGCGATGCGTAGCGagctttcaatttaatttattgaatcttGGTCGAATTTCTCGAAAGGCTCGAATATGTATAGCAGCTCAATGTATTGGGATAAAAGAGCGAAGAAAAGTGATGCGCGTAGTGGCCAAGCttcctatttaattttttagatcttgatcgaatttttcgaatatgtaTAAGAGCTCGATTTATTGGGAAAAAAGAGCGAGGCGAGGCGATGTGCGTAGCGGCCGAGCttccaatttaatttcttggATCTTGatcgaatttctcgaaagGCTCGAATATGTATAGCAGCTCGATGTATTGGGATAAAAGAGCGAAGAAAAGTGATGCGCGTAGTGGCCAAGCTtcctatttaatttcttagatcttggtcgaatttttcgaatatgtaTAAGAGCTCGATTTATTGGGAAAAAAGAGCGAGGCGAGGCGATGTGCGTAGCGGCCGAGCttccaatttaatttcttggatcttgatcgaatttttcgaaagactCAAATATGTATAGCAGTTCGATATATTCAGAGAAAAGAGCGAGGTGAGGTGATCCACGTAGCAGCCGAGCttccaatttaatttcttggATCTTggtcgaatttttcgaatatgcaTAGCAGCTCGATGTATTGGGAAAAAAGAGCGAGGCGAGTAGCGGGTTTCCGATTTAATTTCTTGGTCGAATTGCTGGAATATGTGTAGCAGGTCGGTGTGATCGGGGAAAAAGAGTAGCTCGAGGCGGGCGCGTGCTGTCCGGGCATAGGGATAGTCGCGGCTATGCCTGGCAGGGCTTACTCATCATCCGTCAGCATGGCCTGTCCACTGTTCCCATCGTACCAGGAACGGGGGATATCGAGATCGCGAACGGTGAAGAGGCGGTGTTGCCTCGTTTTAATCGGTGACTAAACTCGCTAACCTGTTATTGAACCATACTGCTCCCATAATGAAGGTGCAGTGagaaatttttgcatataaatgAACTCGACGCGATCCTATCTCGCGCTAAAGACGTTCAAAATAAAGACATTTTAGCGTGCTCGATGGCCGATCATTGCTACCTTTCACGCCCGAGTATAGGCTTATATAGCATAACAGTTAacggggggaaaaaatattataattagaaccTTGTTTCGgttcaaaattttgttactTTGCGCACTCCCATCCATTTTTTacaacctcctcctcccttttctcctctcctcgtcgAGAAACGACGTCTCATCGAGACTCGTCTATCTTTCGATCAATTCGCGTATtcaattcctttcttttctgatTCTTTTACAGGCTAGAAGAACGTACAAAATCGACTTTGCCGATCTACATTCGACCTTTAAAGATCAACATTACGATTGGCTTCCTGGCCCGAACGAAATTCCCAAGGAACTAGGAGAGAACCTGAATCAAGAATACCTTGACAGATTAGAAGTATGTACGGAGaacgatctttctttctttctttcttcttcttctttctttctttttttttcttcgtatgTATACCTTAATCGACGAGTTATCGCTATTACGAGGAAAAAGAGGACTCGAACTCGAGATTTGTCGCGTAAATGGTCAACGCTTTCGATCAACGTCGCGTGCACGCttgtgcaaatattatttctcgtgCGATAATCTCGTGCAATTttgtgtattataatttttcgttctttcgatGTAGTTAAATTTCAGTTTTCAAACGATCGAAAACGTATCCTGACAAAATTCTCAGGTATGGAAAATAATCGAAcgtattttttcgttttcgcaGCTCGATACAGCCCTCATCGACGCGTATGAATACATGCAAAAGTATGCCGTGGGTCTGGAACAGATAGTTTGGGATCAAGAGGATCTTCAACTTGAGTTTCGCAAGCAATTTAAGGAGACCGAATACAAACTGCGAACGgtgaattcctttttttttctttttctttctctctcaatattattccaatattccCCTTGgcgaatcattttttatttcgcgttTTACCCTTTATTCCTGCggtaaaagaaaggaaaaaaaaagaaaaaaaaaaagaaaaaagaaaagaaaaagaaaagaattattgaacAACTTTCACAATGGTACCGAAATCTCACCGAATGCTATTAGCCTGAATCACGTTACTTGCATTGTCGCAAACGCGATAAAAAAGGCACTTTGCTTTTACGAGTTTGACGCAAAGTTTGCGCGACAAAACATTCGAGCCGCGTAAAAACGTTTATAGACTTATCGTCCATTCAACTGCAATTTGGATCACTGTTCTGTCAGCTTTTACCCGATCTCCCTTTAATTTCTCGGTTTCTCGTTTCTCTGTTCCTTCTTAACCGTTAACAGAGCAAAAAGaaacgtgaaaatattttagatacctttttcttttcttttttcttcctctcttttttttttttttttaattaccaaTCCGCGAATCGTTCGAATTCGTTCGAAGATTCGTTTcgcttcgaaatttcgaaaaaaaagaaaagaaaagagagagagagagagagagagatcgattcgatttccaTAACATTGGAAAATGTGCGTTTACAGGTGCTGTGCGAGCTGCAGGTAGCGCTAGTGGAACGTCAACTGTCGTCACGGCCGGACGTGACACGGGACATCATGAAGTCTGATTTCCGGAAAGTGTCATCTTCGGAGACGTTTCGAAATTTGCGCGATTGGTTGATCTTTCGGGATTACATGAACGGGCTGGAATACGTGGTACAGGTGTTCGAACACCTACGCCGCGGACTTCAATCCTGAGGGTGGCAAGGCGGAAGCCGAAGAAGGGCTACCAGGCGACGACTCGCCCATCTCAGGAAACCGGACCAGCCCTACCTGGATGGCCATCTCTCGTCATAAGATCGGAGAAGAAAACAGGGGAAGAACCTCCAGGCGGTTCTCCAAGCAGGTCAGGGGCTTATTTAACCCGTCTCGGTTCCAGTCGGATGTGCCTCGAACGGCGACGATCGGCCTGTCCGTCGGTCACCGGATCATCACCCAGTGTCGAACAACCGCGAATATAAAGTGAAAccgatggatatatatattcgttccaACCTGTGAAACGTGTGAAACGCGCGcccgcgcgtgtgtgtgtgcgtgtatacatacatatatatatatatatatatatctctgttGCGAGTTGTCGTTGACTAATCGCTAAGTGACGTTTTTTGGAAAAACGTTGACGAGAGAAtcgtgaaagaaaaatcgtgtcCACGTTTCCCCGTCCATCTTCTACTACACGTATACACGCACATACACCTATACacgaacacacacacacacatgccATCGTCATCGTCATCGAGAAGATCATCCGGAGATGCATCCGGCGAAGAAGTGAGAACAgcaggaagaagaggaagagtcGTACGATGATCAACAGCCCGTTGGCTTTCGCCGCTGTAAATTCGTAATTCGTGTGcgagatatatacatacatacatacatatatatatatataaaatattgaatttcgcATGCATTTATGCTAGCACGCGTTCCATTGTGTGTTCCACGCGTGAAAAATCCATAtccaaagtatataataatcgtaacgTGAAAAGGAATATTGATCGATGACGgatcgaagaggaagaaggagttTTAGAGAAGCAGTTTTTCGTCTTACCGTTCGTCAATGAGATTTTCCATCGTCGGTTCAACGTATTGTATTTAGTTTCTCGCATCGTTTGATAGAGCTGcttttcccccctcccatatttttttttctattttcgacgagtaaatctttttttttattaaaattactcttACAACGTTTTACCGGTGGACGCCTAGCTTTCTccttttattcgttatttcgacgatatctaatttttaatctttataacgGAGAGTCATTTTTAATCGgcaaaattgttcaaaatagaaagattcgattcgaaatgacGGATCATCGATGAAGATGGAATCGTCGATAATCGTTCATTTCGTACGTCTAAAAtacatctattttattttgaatagttCTCCCCTTTAGAAATGACGATctgtgtatatttatatacatatatatatattatatcgttttatcttgttggaatatttcgaaagCAGCGATATCAAGGAAGCGCGCGATTCGaggagattctttttttttttttttattcagggATCGGTTGAGAAACGAGGGGAAAGGATAAGACGTGAAAGAGATCGTGCCGAAAGGGGGAAGGAAGGATTCGGAGGGAATCCGTTTAAACGAGCTTGTACACCGCAGCGGTGTTATTTATCCTAAGTATACAAGAATAATACAGTATTCGCGCTTTAACTTAGATTATTCGCGtcgtatgaaaataaattttacgcgTACGTTTGTCGCGTGTATCGCCACGCCACGCGAGCCGAGGAAACACGAGCACAAAATCGTTGACAATCGTTCAACGGATCGAAACGCAAAACTTTCGACGAATCGTTCGCGCCCCGTTCTTAATcct encodes:
- the LOC100577920 gene encoding uncharacterized protein LOC100577920 — translated: MTVGEDTAIAHDRGEIAMEAILVRDQRTTSHRVLEHGTSPSKPMGADCPGVGPTDTKWYKRILDKRSFLYEAAISPTIERNERNERRLSRDSACPVPAFYDDRGIRSRRNPSSDVTATTWLRLGSLLVILLVVSVHAAPAMTLEDRRLSSTPKWVNPCGLAAEDFTGDLEVVQLTDSQLLHQVVVQAKTALMHAILFRDDYARRTYKIDFADLHSTFKDQHYDWLPGPNEIPKELGENLNQEYLDRLELDTALIDAYEYMQKYAVGLEQIVWDQEDLQLEFRKQFKETEYKLRTVLCELQVALVERQLSSRPDVTRDIMKSDFRKVSSSETFRNLRDWLIFRDYMNGLEYVVQVFEHLRRGLQS